The following coding sequences lie in one Apium graveolens cultivar Ventura chromosome 3, ASM990537v1, whole genome shotgun sequence genomic window:
- the LOC141713358 gene encoding transcription factor MYB80: MGRLPCCEKDNVKRGQWTPEEDNKLSSYIAQHGTRNWRLIPKNAGLQRCGKSCRLRWTNYLRPDLKHGQFSVDEEHAIVKLHSVVGNRWSLIAAQLPGRTDNDVKNHWNTKLKKKLSGMGIDPVTHKPFSHLMAEIATTLAPPQLANLAEAALGCFKDEMLHLLTKKRIDFQPQHSGGTSSLNDKSPTAYNSSKQEVKDDTIDISRAIIQEPEMIPSNKPWDSTGATPASFTFPASVSGFHYGASSFGNETNGSPWSQCTGSTCPTGDEQGHMHGKLKHENGDESEEGKETRDGSSIFNSDCVLWDLPSDDLINPMV; the protein is encoded by the exons ATGGGACGCCTTCCGTGCTGCGAGAAGGACAATGTCAAGAGAGGACAATGGACTCCTGAGGAAGACAACAAGCTCTCTTCCTACATTGCTCAGCACGGCACCCGCAATTGGCGCCTCATTCCTAAGAATGCTG GCCTCCAAAGATGTGGGAAAAGTTGTAGGTTGCGCTGGACTAATTATCTACGCCCCGACCTCAAACACGGACAATTCTCTGTTGATGAAGAACACGCCATAGTCAAACTTCATTCTGTTGTTGGCAACAG ATGGTCCCTTATTGCTGCTCAACTTCCTGGGCGCACCGACAACGATGTAAAAAACCACTGGAACACCAAGCTCAAGAAGAAACTTTCAGGGATGGGAATTGACCCTGTTACTCATAAGCCCTTCTCCCACCTCATGGCAGAAATAGCCACTACTCTTGCTCCGCCACAACTGGCTAATCTGGCAGAAGCAGCACTAGGATGCTTTAAAGACGAGATGCTTCATCTACTTACCAAGAAACGTATAGATTTTCAACCACAACACTCTGGTGGAACATCATCTCTCAACGACAAATCACCCACTGCTTATAACAGCAGCAAACAAGAGGTCAAAGATGACACTATTGATATATCGAGGGCAATCATTCAAGAGCCTGAAATGATACCTTCAAATAAACCTTGGGATTCAACAGGAGCAACCCCTGCAAGCTTCACTTTCCCTGCATCTGTTTCTGGATTTCACTATGGTGCTTCATCTTTTGGGAATGAAACAAATGGATCTCCATGGAGTCAGTGCACCGGAAGCACTTGCCCAACAGGGGATGAGCAGGGTCACATGCATGGGAAGCTTAAGCATGAAAATGGCGATGAATCTGAAGAAGGCAAGGAAACAAGGGACGGGTCCAGTATTTTCAATTCAGATTGCGTTTTGTGGGATCTACCCTCAGATGATCTAATAAATCCCATGGTTTAA
- the LOC141713357 gene encoding putative amino acid permease 7, translating into MDTDQSPDDGLTPLLHNSTGLSPPSNASLHTTLVNRNGNIWTAVAHIITGVIGSGVLSLAWSMSQLGWIAGPLSIISFALMSLLSAFLLCECYRSPHPDFGPSRNGSYMDAVKAILGNWSVWLCDIFFRLNLFKTGVVYIITSGISMRAIQQSNCYHKDGHKASCEYEDTSYMLIFGIVQIFVSQIPDFSDTKWLSIVAAIMSFTYAGIGSALGLAKVLGDGQIKGSIQGAPAATRAQKVWSSCQALGDVAFGFNYALILLNIQDTLRSPPEEKATMKKASVISTSITTFFYLCCGGFGYAAFGNSTPGNLLTGFGFYEPYWLLDFANACIVLHLVGGYQVYSQPQFALAERSFVEKFPDSVLVCKNFPVKLPWLPSFRLNLLRLCFRTAYVALTITIGMIFPYFNQVVAVAGAFTYWPLVIHFPLEMYLVQKNIRPYTGKWVALRVYSAIALLVAMFALVGSIEGLVSAKFGSNYDSRAPRI; encoded by the exons ATGGACACAGACCAGAGTCCAGACGATGGTCTCACTCCTTTACTGCACAACTCAACAGGCCTCTCTCCTCCTTCAAATGCATCTCTCCACACTACCCTCGTCAACCGCAATg GGAACATATGGACTGCTGTGGCACATATAATAACAGGAGTGATAGGATCAGGAGTACTATCTTTGGCATGGAGCATGTCGCAGCTTGGGTGGATTGCTGGTCCTTTATCCATCATTTCCTTCGCACTCATGAGCCTTCTTTCTGCATTTCTCTTATGCGAATGCTACCGCTCTCCTCACCCTGATTTTGGACCCTCCAGGAACGGTTCTTACATGGATGCTGTTAAGGCCATCTTAG GGAATTGGAGTGTCTGGTTATGTGATATATTCTTTCGACTGAATTTATTCAAGACTGGAGTTGTCTATATCATTACATCTGGAATCAGCATGAG GGCAATTCAGCAATCTAACTGTTATCACAAGGATGGGCACAAGGCTTCTTGTGAATATGAAGATACTTCTTATATGCTTATTTTTGGAATTGTTCAAATTTTTGTCTCCCAGATACCTGATTTTAGTGATACAAAGTGGCTGTCCATTGTTGCTGCTATCATGTCCTTCACTTATGCTGGTATTGGATCTGCACTTGGCTTGGCGAAAGTACTAG GAGATGGACAAATCAAAGGTAGCATTCAAGGAGCTCCAGCTGCTACGAGAGCTCAGAAAGTATGGTCAAGCTGTCAAGCACTGGGAGATGTGGCTTTTGGCTTTAATTACGCTTTAATCCTTCTCAACATACAG GATACCTTGAGATCTCCTCCAGAAGAAAAGGCCACTATGAAGAAGGCGTCTGTAATTTCAACAAGTATTACAACTTTCTTTTACCTCTGCTGTGGAGGATTTGGCTATGCAGCTTTCGGGAATTCCACTCCAGGGAACCTCCTGACAGGGTTTGGATTCTATGAACCGTACTGGCTTCTTGACTTTGCTAATGCTTGCATCGTTCTCCATTTAGTTGGAGGATATCAG GTATACAGTCAGCCGCAGTTTGCACTTGCAGAAAGATCTTTTGTTGAGAAGTTCCCAGACAGTGTACTTGTATGTAAAAACTTTCCTGTCAAACTTCCATGGTTGCCATCATTTAGACTTAATCTTCTAAGATTGTGCTTCCGAACGGCTTACGTTGCGTTAACGATTACAATCGGGATGATCTTCCCCTACTTTAACCAAGTTGTTGCTGTAGCGGGAGCTTTTACTTATTGGCCTTTGGTCATACATTTTCCCTTGGAAATGTACTTGGTGCAGAAAAACATTAGACCTTATACAGGGAAGTGGGTTGCTCTTCGGGTCTATAGTGCTATCGCGTTGCTTGTGGCAATGTTTGCATTGGTAGGCTCCATTGAAGGACTAGTAAGTGCAAAATTTGGGAGTAATTATGATTCAAGAGCTCCAAGAATATGA
- the LOC141713356 gene encoding putative amino acid permease 7 isoform X1, with protein MGEHKEEEDHHLLLPNSTELSSSSSSNSPLHPTVVIRTGNIWTAVAHIITGVIGSGVLSLAWSMAQLGWIAGPLSMFSFALMSLLSVFLLCECYRSPDPDFGPSRNGTYMDAVKAILGNWSVRLCNVLFRLNLFKTGVVYIITSGTSMRAIQQSNCYHREGHKASCEYEDTSYMLLFGIVQIIVSQIPDFSNTKWLSIVAAVMSFTYAGIGSVLGLAKVIGDGQIKGSIRGVPAATATQKVWSSCQALGDMAFGFGFSLILLNIQDTLRSPPQEKVTMKKASVISTSITTFFYLCCGGFGYAAFGDSTPGNLLTGFGFYEPYWLIDFANACIVLHLVGGYQVYCQPQFALAERSLAEKSPDSVFVNKNFSVKLPWLPSFSLNLLRLCFRTGYVALTIIIGMIFPYFNQVVAVAGALTFWPLVIHFPLEMYLVQKNIRPYSGKWVALRVYSIIALLVAMFALVGSVEGLISAKFGSNYDARSLRI; from the exons ATGGGAGAACATAAAGAAGAAGAGGATCATCATCTTTTACTGCCCAACTCAACTGaactctcttcttcttcttcttcaaattcACCTCTCCATCCTACAGTTGTCATCCGCACTG GAAACATATGGACCGCTGTGGCACATATAATAACAGGAGTAATAGGGTCAGGAGTGCTGTCTCTGGCCTGGAGTATGGCACAGCTTGGTTGGATTGCTGGTCCTTTATCCATGTTTTCCTTTGCACTCATGAGTCTTCTTTCTGTTTTTCTTTTATGCGAATGCTATCGATCTCCTGACCCTGATTTCGGACCCTCCAGAAATGGTACTTACATGGATGCTGTTAAGGCCATTTTGG GGAATTGGAGTGTCCGCTTGTGTAATGTACTGTTtcgattgaatttattcaagacTGGAGTCGTCTATATCATTACATCTGGAACTAGCATGAG AGCGATTCAGCAATCAAACTGTTATCACAGGGAAGGCCACAAGGCTTCTTGTGAATATGAAGATACTTCTTATATGCTTCTATTCGGAATTGTTCAAATAATTGTCTCTCAGATACCTGATTTTAGTAATACAAAGTGGCTCTCCATTGTTGCTGCTGTCATGTCCTTCACTTATGCGGGTATTGGATCTGTACTTGGCTTGGCGAAAGTAATAG GAGACGGTCAGATCAAAGGTAGCATTCGAGGAGTTCCAGCTGCTACTGCAACTCAGAAAGTATGGTCAAGCTGTCAAGCACTGGGAGACATGGCTTTTGGTTTTGGTTTCTCTTTAATCCTTCTCAATATACAG GATACTTTGAGATCGCCTCCACAAGAAAAGGTCACTATGAAGAAGGCATCTGTAATTTCAACCAGCATTACGACTTTCTTTTACCTCTGCTGTGGAGGCTTTGGCTATGCAGCTTTTGGGGATTCGACTCCTGGGAACCTCCTTACAGGTTTTGGATTCTATGAACCATACTGGCTTATTGACTTTGCTAATGCTTGCATTGTCCTCCATTTAGTGGGAGGATATCAG GTATATTGTCAGCCACAGTTTGCACTTGCAGAAAGATCTCTTGCTGAGAAGTCCCCGGACAGTGTATTTGTCAATAAAAACTTTTCTGTAAAACTTCCATGGTTGCCATCATTTAGTCTAAATCTTCTCAGACTGTGCTTCCGAACGGGTTATGTTGCGTTAACCATAATAATTGGGATGATCTTCCCTTACTTCAACCAAGTTGTTGCAGTAGCTGGAGCTTTAACTTTTTGGCCTTTGGTGATACATTTTCCTTTGGAAATGTACTTGGTGCAGAAAAATATTAGACCTTATTCAGGAAAGTGGGTTGCTCTTCGTGTTTACAGCATCATTGCCTTGCTGGTGGCAATGTTTGCCTTGGTTGGCTCCGTTGAGGGACTTATAAGCGCAAAATTTGGTAGTAATTACGATGCAAGATCGTTAAGAATATGA
- the LOC141713356 gene encoding putative amino acid permease 7 isoform X2 produces MGEHKEEEDHHLLLPNSTELSSSSSSNSPLHPTVVIRTGNWSVRLCNVLFRLNLFKTGVVYIITSGTSMRAIQQSNCYHREGHKASCEYEDTSYMLLFGIVQIIVSQIPDFSNTKWLSIVAAVMSFTYAGIGSVLGLAKVIGDGQIKGSIRGVPAATATQKVWSSCQALGDMAFGFGFSLILLNIQDTLRSPPQEKVTMKKASVISTSITTFFYLCCGGFGYAAFGDSTPGNLLTGFGFYEPYWLIDFANACIVLHLVGGYQVYCQPQFALAERSLAEKSPDSVFVNKNFSVKLPWLPSFSLNLLRLCFRTGYVALTIIIGMIFPYFNQVVAVAGALTFWPLVIHFPLEMYLVQKNIRPYSGKWVALRVYSIIALLVAMFALVGSVEGLISAKFGSNYDARSLRI; encoded by the exons ATGGGAGAACATAAAGAAGAAGAGGATCATCATCTTTTACTGCCCAACTCAACTGaactctcttcttcttcttcttcaaattcACCTCTCCATCCTACAGTTGTCATCCGCACTG GGAATTGGAGTGTCCGCTTGTGTAATGTACTGTTtcgattgaatttattcaagacTGGAGTCGTCTATATCATTACATCTGGAACTAGCATGAG AGCGATTCAGCAATCAAACTGTTATCACAGGGAAGGCCACAAGGCTTCTTGTGAATATGAAGATACTTCTTATATGCTTCTATTCGGAATTGTTCAAATAATTGTCTCTCAGATACCTGATTTTAGTAATACAAAGTGGCTCTCCATTGTTGCTGCTGTCATGTCCTTCACTTATGCGGGTATTGGATCTGTACTTGGCTTGGCGAAAGTAATAG GAGACGGTCAGATCAAAGGTAGCATTCGAGGAGTTCCAGCTGCTACTGCAACTCAGAAAGTATGGTCAAGCTGTCAAGCACTGGGAGACATGGCTTTTGGTTTTGGTTTCTCTTTAATCCTTCTCAATATACAG GATACTTTGAGATCGCCTCCACAAGAAAAGGTCACTATGAAGAAGGCATCTGTAATTTCAACCAGCATTACGACTTTCTTTTACCTCTGCTGTGGAGGCTTTGGCTATGCAGCTTTTGGGGATTCGACTCCTGGGAACCTCCTTACAGGTTTTGGATTCTATGAACCATACTGGCTTATTGACTTTGCTAATGCTTGCATTGTCCTCCATTTAGTGGGAGGATATCAG GTATATTGTCAGCCACAGTTTGCACTTGCAGAAAGATCTCTTGCTGAGAAGTCCCCGGACAGTGTATTTGTCAATAAAAACTTTTCTGTAAAACTTCCATGGTTGCCATCATTTAGTCTAAATCTTCTCAGACTGTGCTTCCGAACGGGTTATGTTGCGTTAACCATAATAATTGGGATGATCTTCCCTTACTTCAACCAAGTTGTTGCAGTAGCTGGAGCTTTAACTTTTTGGCCTTTGGTGATACATTTTCCTTTGGAAATGTACTTGGTGCAGAAAAATATTAGACCTTATTCAGGAAAGTGGGTTGCTCTTCGTGTTTACAGCATCATTGCCTTGCTGGTGGCAATGTTTGCCTTGGTTGGCTCCGTTGAGGGACTTATAAGCGCAAAATTTGGTAGTAATTACGATGCAAGATCGTTAAGAATATGA
- the LOC141713356 gene encoding putative amino acid permease 7 isoform X3, with the protein MGEHKEEEDHHLLLPNSTELSSSSSSNSPLHPTVVIRTGNIWTAVAHIITGVIGSGVLSLAWSMAQLGWIAGPLSMFSFALMSLLSVFLLCECYRSPDPDFGPSRNGTYMDAVKAILGNWSVRLCNVLFRLNLFKTGVVYIITSGTSMRAIQQSNCYHREGHKASCEYEDTSYMLLFGIVQIIVSQIPDFSNTKWLSIVAAVMSFTYAGIGSVLGLAKVIGDGQIKGSIRGVPAATATQKVWSSCQALGDMAFGFGFSLILLNIQDTLRSPPQEKVTMKKASVISTSITTFFYLCCGGFGYAAFGDSTPGNLLTGILSATVCTCRKISC; encoded by the exons ATGGGAGAACATAAAGAAGAAGAGGATCATCATCTTTTACTGCCCAACTCAACTGaactctcttcttcttcttcttcaaattcACCTCTCCATCCTACAGTTGTCATCCGCACTG GAAACATATGGACCGCTGTGGCACATATAATAACAGGAGTAATAGGGTCAGGAGTGCTGTCTCTGGCCTGGAGTATGGCACAGCTTGGTTGGATTGCTGGTCCTTTATCCATGTTTTCCTTTGCACTCATGAGTCTTCTTTCTGTTTTTCTTTTATGCGAATGCTATCGATCTCCTGACCCTGATTTCGGACCCTCCAGAAATGGTACTTACATGGATGCTGTTAAGGCCATTTTGG GGAATTGGAGTGTCCGCTTGTGTAATGTACTGTTtcgattgaatttattcaagacTGGAGTCGTCTATATCATTACATCTGGAACTAGCATGAG AGCGATTCAGCAATCAAACTGTTATCACAGGGAAGGCCACAAGGCTTCTTGTGAATATGAAGATACTTCTTATATGCTTCTATTCGGAATTGTTCAAATAATTGTCTCTCAGATACCTGATTTTAGTAATACAAAGTGGCTCTCCATTGTTGCTGCTGTCATGTCCTTCACTTATGCGGGTATTGGATCTGTACTTGGCTTGGCGAAAGTAATAG GAGACGGTCAGATCAAAGGTAGCATTCGAGGAGTTCCAGCTGCTACTGCAACTCAGAAAGTATGGTCAAGCTGTCAAGCACTGGGAGACATGGCTTTTGGTTTTGGTTTCTCTTTAATCCTTCTCAATATACAG GATACTTTGAGATCGCCTCCACAAGAAAAGGTCACTATGAAGAAGGCATCTGTAATTTCAACCAGCATTACGACTTTCTTTTACCTCTGCTGTGGAGGCTTTGGCTATGCAGCTTTTGGGGATTCGACTCCTGGGAACCTCCTTACAG GTATATTGTCAGCCACAGTTTGCACTTGCAGAAAGATCTCTTGCTGA